The Kineococcus endophyticus genome contains a region encoding:
- a CDS encoding CAP domain-containing protein has protein sequence MTTSLPRVSPRSSRRPLAAAALTTTLAAISAVALAAPASADDTTREVDPAALHVLDRTNAARAAVGCAPLVLDPALETAAEAHSAEMASTGTMTHTGADGSSPRTRLAAVGAFPVRTAENVAYGYDADGVVDAWLASPGHRANLLDCRLASVGIAEAPGAAGTYWTQVFAGWA, from the coding sequence ATGACGACGTCCCTCCCGCGGGTCTCCCCGCGGTCCTCACGGCGCCCGCTGGCCGCGGCCGCGCTGACCACGACCCTCGCCGCGATCTCCGCCGTCGCGCTCGCCGCCCCCGCGTCGGCCGACGACACGACCCGCGAGGTGGACCCCGCCGCGCTGCACGTGCTCGACCGCACCAACGCCGCCCGCGCCGCCGTCGGCTGCGCGCCGCTGGTCCTCGACCCCGCCCTCGAGACGGCCGCCGAGGCGCACAGCGCCGAGATGGCCTCGACCGGGACCATGACCCACACCGGGGCCGACGGCAGCTCGCCGCGGACCCGCCTGGCCGCCGTCGGGGCCTTCCCGGTGCGCACCGCCGAGAACGTGGCGTACGGCTACGACGCCGACGGCGTCGTCGACGCGTGGCTGGCCAGCCCCGGCCACCGTGCCAACCTCCTGGACTGCCGCCTGGCCTCCGTCGGGATCGCCGAGGCGCCCGGCGCCGCCGGCACCTACTGGACGCAGGTCTTCGCCGGCTGGGCCTGA
- a CDS encoding MYXO-CTERM sorting domain-containing protein — translation MSSTTEVGVHRPGTTEPPGVAPTAPVTVAVVGLLLARRRERQRWEALRRSGSWPLSVWWDEALGNCRE, via the coding sequence ATGTCGTCGACCACCGAGGTCGGGGTTCACCGTCCTGGAACCACGGAACCGCCCGGAGTTGCGCCCACCGCCCCCGTGACCGTCGCCGTCGTCGGGCTCCTCCTCGCGCGTCGACGGGAGCGTCAGCGTTGGGAGGCGTTGCGGCGCAGCGGTTCGTGGCCGCTGTCGGTGTGGTGGGACGAGGCGCTGGGGAACTGCCGGGAGTGA
- a CDS encoding SulP family inorganic anion transporter, whose protein sequence is MTTTALRPRPLTRLRAGLPSPTVLRTEVLAGLVVALALIPEAISFSIIAGVDPRVGLFASFTMAVSIAVLGGRPAMISAATGAVALVIAPVVREHGLQYLLATVVLGGLIQVVLGLLRVPRLMRFVPRSVMVGFVNALAILIFWAQVPHLVGVPWLVYPMVAAALAIMVFLPRLTTAVPAPLVAIVVLTALTVVAHLAVPNVGDEGALPDSLPVLALPDVPLTLETLRIIAPYAVGMALVGLMESLMTATLVDEVTDTRSSKTREAWGQGAANVITGFFGGMGGCAMIGQTMINVRSGARTRLSTFLAGVFLLVLVVGLGDVVAVIPMGVLAAVMVMVAVGTFDWHSVRPGTLRRMPRSETAVMVTTVVVVVVTHNLAIGVVVGVVVAALLFARRVAHLVEVDGELSGDGAVKTYRVHGALFFASSNDLVGQFDYPGDPSRVVVDLSDSHVWDASTVAALDAVTTKYAARGTSVEFVGLNDASAQMHERLAGHLAPSH, encoded by the coding sequence GTGACCACGACCGCCCTGCGCCCCCGCCCGCTCACCCGCCTCCGCGCGGGCCTGCCGTCGCCGACCGTCCTGCGCACCGAGGTGCTCGCCGGCCTCGTCGTCGCGCTCGCCCTCATCCCCGAGGCGATCTCGTTCTCGATCATCGCCGGGGTCGACCCCCGCGTCGGCCTCTTCGCCTCCTTCACGATGGCCGTCTCGATCGCCGTGCTCGGCGGCCGGCCCGCGATGATCTCCGCCGCCACCGGCGCCGTGGCCCTTGTCATCGCCCCCGTGGTGCGCGAGCACGGCCTGCAGTACCTGCTGGCGACCGTCGTCCTGGGCGGTCTGATCCAGGTGGTCCTCGGGCTCCTGCGGGTGCCGCGCCTCATGCGGTTCGTGCCGCGCAGCGTCATGGTCGGGTTCGTCAACGCCCTGGCGATCCTCATCTTCTGGGCGCAGGTCCCCCACCTCGTCGGGGTGCCGTGGCTGGTCTACCCGATGGTCGCGGCCGCTCTGGCGATCATGGTGTTCCTGCCCCGGCTGACGACCGCGGTACCCGCGCCCCTGGTCGCGATCGTGGTCCTCACCGCGCTGACGGTCGTCGCGCACCTGGCGGTCCCCAACGTCGGGGACGAGGGCGCCCTGCCGGACAGCCTCCCCGTCCTGGCCCTGCCCGACGTCCCGCTCACGCTCGAGACGCTCCGCATCATCGCCCCGTACGCGGTGGGCATGGCGCTCGTCGGGCTGATGGAGTCGCTCATGACGGCGACGCTGGTCGACGAGGTGACCGACACCCGGTCGTCCAAGACGCGGGAGGCGTGGGGCCAGGGGGCCGCCAACGTCATCACCGGGTTCTTCGGCGGCATGGGCGGGTGCGCCATGATCGGCCAGACGATGATCAACGTGCGCTCAGGCGCCCGCACCCGGCTGTCGACGTTCCTGGCCGGGGTGTTCCTGCTCGTGCTCGTCGTGGGCCTCGGTGACGTCGTCGCGGTGATCCCCATGGGCGTTCTCGCGGCCGTCATGGTGATGGTCGCCGTGGGGACGTTCGACTGGCACTCGGTGCGCCCCGGGACGTTGCGCCGCATGCCGCGCAGCGAGACCGCGGTCATGGTGACGACCGTCGTGGTCGTGGTGGTGACGCACAACCTCGCCATCGGGGTCGTCGTCGGCGTCGTCGTCGCGGCACTGCTCTTCGCCCGGCGGGTGGCGCACCTCGTCGAGGTGGACGGCGAACTCAGCGGCGACGGCGCGGTGAAGACGTACCGCGTGCACGGCGCACTGTTCTTCGCCTCCTCGAACGACCTCGTCGGGCAGTTCGACTACCCCGGCGACCCGTCCCGGGTCGTCGTCGACCTGTCCGACTCCCACGTCTGGGACGCCTCGACCGTCGCCGCCCTCGACGCGGTCACGACGAAGTACGCCGCGCGGGGCACGTCGGTGGAGTTCGTCGGCCTCAACGACGCCAGCGCGCAGATGCACGAACGCCTCGCCGGGCACCTCGCGCCCTCGCACTGA
- a CDS encoding acyltransferase family protein: MTTRTSPRTTGTTGARSTRSAQRVPAARHASPSRGRTLATAFDPRHNALDVLRLALALTVAVVHTTYLGFGHQPEVGATDVGSLAVDGFFVLSGFLVAGSWLRLGSLRRFVWHRALRILPAFYVSLALTALVVAPVLAVLSGRGPTSVFSGPDSAVGYVTSNAALLVRQFGIAGLGDDGGGSVVNGSLWTLFYEAACYGVVAALGVIGVLARRRWVVLVLLGLLWATTVSATAGFNPVGSELMLRFAFVFLLGVAGHLYADRLVLSLPLAVAAVALVAAGLALLPDYRALAGPAFAYAFLYAVVRLPLRWRPRWDLSYGVYVWHWPIALVLATAGLADAVGAGFVLLSLAVTAGVAALSWRFVESPALSHKDAAWVTGGRRRRA; encoded by the coding sequence GTGACGACCCGCACCAGTCCGAGGACGACCGGCACCACCGGCGCCCGCTCCACCCGTTCCGCCCAGCGCGTCCCCGCCGCCCGGCACGCCTCGCCGTCGCGCGGCCGGACGCTGGCCACGGCCTTCGACCCCCGGCACAACGCGCTCGACGTCCTGCGCCTGGCCCTCGCGCTCACCGTGGCGGTCGTCCACACGACGTACCTCGGCTTCGGCCACCAGCCCGAGGTCGGCGCGACCGACGTCGGCAGCCTCGCCGTCGACGGGTTCTTCGTGCTCAGCGGCTTCCTCGTGGCGGGCAGCTGGTTGCGCCTGGGGTCCCTGCGCCGGTTCGTCTGGCACCGCGCGCTGCGCATCCTCCCCGCCTTCTACGTCAGCCTCGCGCTCACCGCCCTCGTCGTCGCGCCGGTCCTCGCGGTCCTGTCGGGACGGGGCCCGACGTCGGTGTTCTCCGGCCCCGACTCCGCCGTCGGCTACGTCACCTCGAACGCAGCCCTCCTGGTGCGGCAGTTCGGGATCGCCGGCCTCGGCGACGACGGCGGCGGCTCGGTCGTCAACGGATCGCTGTGGACGCTCTTCTACGAGGCCGCCTGCTACGGGGTCGTCGCGGCCCTCGGGGTCATCGGCGTCCTCGCCCGCCGCCGCTGGGTGGTCCTCGTCCTGCTGGGCCTGCTGTGGGCGACAACCGTGTCGGCGACGGCCGGGTTCAACCCCGTGGGTTCCGAGCTCATGCTGCGCTTCGCCTTCGTCTTCCTGCTCGGGGTCGCCGGGCACCTGTACGCCGACCGCCTCGTGCTGTCGTTGCCGCTGGCGGTCGCGGCGGTCGCGCTCGTGGCCGCCGGGCTCGCGCTGCTGCCGGACTACCGCGCCCTGGCCGGACCGGCCTTCGCCTACGCCTTCCTCTACGCCGTGGTCCGGCTGCCGCTGCGCTGGCGGCCGCGCTGGGACCTGTCCTACGGCGTCTACGTCTGGCACTGGCCGATCGCGCTCGTCCTGGCGACCGCCGGGCTCGCGGACGCCGTCGGCGCCGGGTTCGTCCTCCTCAGCCTCGCCGTCACGGCCGGGGTGGCCGCGCTGTCGTGGCGCTTCGTCGAGTCGCCGGCCCTGTCCCACAAGGACGCCGCCTGGGTCACCGGGGGGCGGCGTCGACGCGCTTAA
- a CDS encoding MerR family transcriptional regulator, protein MSTEQHDDGTGAADGAVYQVGEVAERVRLSHRTVRYYDDQGLLSAARSAGNYRLYSESDIQRMLTIRRMKPLGFSLDEMRHVLQVLDRVDREGAQAPELELELRRAIDDVRERRDKLAEQMAGADDFLAALRARLP, encoded by the coding sequence GTGAGCACGGAACAGCACGACGACGGGACGGGCGCCGCCGACGGGGCCGTCTACCAGGTCGGCGAGGTGGCCGAGCGCGTCCGGTTGTCGCACCGGACCGTGCGGTACTACGACGACCAGGGCCTGCTGAGCGCCGCCCGCAGCGCGGGGAACTACCGGCTCTACAGCGAGTCCGACATCCAGCGCATGCTGACCATCCGGCGCATGAAACCCCTCGGGTTCAGCCTCGACGAGATGCGGCACGTGCTGCAGGTGCTCGACCGCGTCGACCGGGAGGGCGCGCAGGCTCCCGAGCTGGAGCTCGAACTGCGCCGCGCGATCGACGACGTGCGCGAACGCCGCGACAAGCTGGCCGAGCAGATGGCGGGCGCGGACGACTTCCTCGCCGCCCTGCGCGCCCGCCTCCCCTGA
- the dxs gene encoding 1-deoxy-D-xylulose-5-phosphate synthase: MDLLGSIRSPRDLDDLTPQQMVELAAEIRRFLVASVAKTGGHLGPNLGVVELTLAMHRVFDSPKDPIIFDTGHQSYVHKLLTGRQDFSHLRERGGLAGYPQRSESEHDIVESSHASASLSWADGISRAFKLSGQTDRTVVAVVGDGALTGGMTWEALNNMSHDNDRRLVIVVNDNGRSYGATIGGMARFLSTVRTRSEYRRLHEKSQAAADRFGSPGRAFYRGLRGGMRGFLARFTDNEALYSNLDVKYVGPVDGHDQEAVEQALRQARDYGTPVIVHAITEKGHGFEPALRDQADQFHAVGKIDPTTGESLEVAGGTTWTSVFSHELAELGEENSRIVAITAAMLRPTGLHTFAERHPERVFDVGIAEQHAVTTAAGLAYGGLHPVVALYATFVNRAFDQVLMDVALHKAGVTFVFDRAGVTGPDGPSHHGMWDLALLQVVPGIRIAAPRDAATLREELAEAVAVEDGPTVLRYPKGAVGPDVPRLFRLSDGVDVLAEAPDSSRDVLLVAVGSMATTALETASLLAAQGIGATVVDPRWVVPIAGSLVELCREHRLVVTIEDGVRVGGIGTRLRQDLREADVDTGVTELGLPDEFLDHASRSQILRDAGLDAQSIAHRIIDQVIGTRLPQARPLRERSSVGDLPD, from the coding sequence GTGGACCTGCTCGGATCGATCCGGTCTCCCCGAGACCTCGACGACCTGACCCCGCAGCAGATGGTCGAGCTGGCGGCGGAGATCCGTCGCTTCCTCGTCGCGTCCGTCGCCAAGACCGGTGGTCACCTGGGTCCGAACCTCGGGGTGGTGGAGCTGACGCTGGCGATGCACCGCGTCTTCGACTCCCCCAAGGACCCGATCATCTTCGACACGGGGCACCAGTCCTACGTGCACAAGCTGCTGACGGGCCGGCAGGACTTCTCGCACCTGCGCGAGCGCGGCGGCCTCGCCGGGTACCCCCAGCGCAGCGAGTCCGAGCACGACATCGTCGAGTCCTCCCACGCGTCGGCGTCGCTGTCGTGGGCCGACGGGATCTCGCGCGCCTTCAAGCTCAGCGGGCAGACCGACCGCACGGTCGTCGCCGTCGTCGGCGACGGGGCGCTCACGGGCGGGATGACGTGGGAAGCCCTCAACAACATGTCCCACGACAACGACCGTCGGCTGGTCATCGTCGTCAACGACAACGGACGTTCCTACGGCGCCACGATCGGTGGGATGGCGCGCTTCCTCAGCACGGTGCGGACGCGCAGCGAGTACCGCCGCCTGCACGAGAAGAGCCAGGCCGCGGCCGACCGCTTCGGTTCGCCCGGTCGCGCCTTCTACCGCGGGCTCCGGGGCGGGATGCGCGGTTTCCTCGCGCGGTTCACCGACAACGAGGCGCTGTACTCCAACCTGGACGTCAAGTACGTCGGCCCCGTCGACGGCCACGACCAGGAGGCCGTGGAGCAGGCGCTGCGGCAGGCCCGCGACTACGGGACGCCGGTCATCGTCCACGCCATCACCGAGAAGGGGCACGGTTTCGAACCGGCCCTGCGCGACCAGGCCGACCAGTTCCACGCCGTGGGCAAGATCGACCCGACGACGGGTGAATCCCTCGAGGTCGCAGGCGGCACGACGTGGACGTCGGTGTTCTCCCACGAGCTCGCCGAGCTCGGCGAGGAGAACTCCCGCATCGTCGCGATCACGGCGGCCATGCTGCGGCCCACCGGGTTGCACACCTTCGCCGAACGCCACCCCGAGCGCGTGTTCGACGTGGGCATCGCCGAGCAGCACGCGGTGACGACGGCCGCGGGCCTGGCGTACGGGGGGCTGCACCCCGTCGTCGCCCTCTACGCGACGTTCGTGAACCGCGCGTTCGACCAGGTCCTCATGGACGTCGCCCTGCACAAGGCGGGCGTGACGTTCGTGTTCGACCGCGCCGGGGTCACCGGCCCGGACGGCCCCAGCCACCACGGCATGTGGGACCTCGCTCTGCTGCAGGTGGTTCCGGGCATCCGCATCGCCGCGCCGAGGGACGCCGCGACCCTGCGCGAGGAACTCGCCGAGGCCGTCGCCGTCGAGGACGGGCCGACCGTCCTGCGCTACCCCAAGGGTGCGGTGGGGCCTGACGTCCCGCGGTTGTTCCGCCTGTCCGACGGGGTCGACGTCCTGGCCGAGGCCCCCGACTCCTCGCGCGACGTCCTGCTCGTCGCCGTCGGCTCGATGGCCACCACGGCGCTGGAGACGGCGTCGCTGCTGGCGGCGCAGGGCATCGGCGCCACCGTCGTCGACCCGCGCTGGGTCGTCCCGATCGCGGGTTCCCTCGTGGAACTGTGCCGCGAGCACCGCCTCGTCGTGACGATCGAGGACGGCGTCCGCGTCGGCGGCATCGGCACCCGGCTGCGCCAGGACCTGCGCGAGGCCGACGTCGACACGGGGGTCACCGAACTCGGGTTGCCCGACGAGTTCCTCGACCACGCGTCGCGCAGCCAGATCCTGCGCGACGCCGGCCTGGACGCCCAGTCGATCGCGCACCGCATCATCGACCAGGTCATCGGGACGCGCCTGCCGCAGGCCCGGCCGTTGCGGGAACGCTCGTCCGTCGGGGACCTGCCCGACTGA
- a CDS encoding FAD-binding domain-containing protein — translation MPRLPSPPTGRPAVLDWVRTHLGHLTVEGPGDVAASAVRGGQSAADAALAGLDLTGYAARRNEVAPEHRRGATRLSPYIRHGLLPLPAVWAAAKDAPARDRSKFRDELLWQEYARHLYARVGRANGEHLRFGAPVPAQPWTREPWPEEMACVAATTGELHEDGWLVNQTRMWLASQWSVRAGADWREGAHEMYRHLLDGSAAANRLGWQWAVGTGTGKVYGFSRWQVEKRAPGLCGTCALKDACPVQDWPETDAGPRVEPPEGLAGGPTDAGPKRPEVQGDPDTVWLTAESLGDTDPALAAHPDLPAVFVFDEPLLRRLRLSGKRLVFLAETLAELGCDVHLGDPVAELAGRRVAVTFAPVPGFARRSARLDVAALHPWPWLRRPGSGSLRSFSAWVRTVR, via the coding sequence GTGCCCCGCCTGCCCTCCCCGCCCACCGGCCGCCCGGCGGTGCTCGACTGGGTCCGCACCCACCTCGGGCACCTCACCGTCGAGGGACCCGGGGACGTCGCGGCCTCCGCCGTGCGCGGGGGGCAGTCCGCCGCCGACGCCGCCCTCGCGGGCCTCGACCTCACCGGCTACGCCGCCCGCCGCAACGAGGTGGCGCCCGAGCACCGCCGCGGGGCGACGCGGTTGTCCCCGTACATCCGGCACGGCCTGCTGCCGCTGCCCGCCGTCTGGGCCGCCGCTAAGGACGCACCCGCCCGCGACCGGTCGAAGTTCCGCGACGAACTGCTCTGGCAGGAGTACGCGCGCCACCTCTACGCCCGCGTCGGGCGCGCGAACGGCGAGCACCTCCGCTTCGGCGCCCCCGTCCCCGCACAACCGTGGACCCGCGAGCCCTGGCCGGAGGAGATGGCCTGCGTCGCCGCCACCACGGGGGAGCTGCACGAGGACGGCTGGCTCGTGAACCAGACCCGGATGTGGCTGGCCTCGCAGTGGTCCGTGCGGGCGGGTGCGGACTGGCGCGAGGGCGCCCACGAGATGTACCGGCACCTGCTCGACGGCTCCGCCGCCGCCAACCGCCTCGGCTGGCAGTGGGCCGTCGGCACCGGCACCGGGAAGGTCTACGGGTTCAGCCGCTGGCAGGTCGAGAAGCGCGCTCCGGGCCTGTGCGGGACGTGCGCGCTGAAGGACGCCTGCCCCGTCCAGGACTGGCCCGAGACCGACGCCGGCCCGCGCGTCGAGCCGCCCGAGGGCCTGGCCGGCGGCCCCACCGACGCCGGCCCGAAGCGGCCCGAGGTGCAGGGCGACCCCGACACCGTCTGGCTGACCGCGGAGTCCCTCGGCGACACCGACCCCGCCCTGGCGGCCCACCCCGACCTGCCCGCCGTCTTCGTGTTCGACGAGCCGCTGCTGCGCCGGTTGCGCCTGTCCGGCAAGCGGTTGGTCTTCCTGGCCGAGACGCTCGCCGAGCTCGGCTGCGACGTCCACCTCGGCGATCCCGTCGCCGAGCTCGCCGGCCGCCGCGTCGCCGTGACGTTCGCGCCCGTCCCCGGGTTCGCCCGCCGCTCCGCCCGCCTCGACGTCGCCGCCCTGCACCCGTGGCCGTGGCTGCGCCGCCCCGGCTCCGGCTCGCTGCGCTCGTTCAGCGCGTGGGTCCGCACCGTCCGCTGA
- a CDS encoding DUF2254 domain-containing protein translates to MTHRRGLRLAVLRETARTRLWPVPVAGVVLAVLAGLLLPVLDARLDAHLPGPVADVVFGGGAGAARTVLDAVASSLITVTSLTFSLTVVTLQLASSQFSPRLLRTFTQDRFVHGTLALFLATFTYALTVLRTVRSPSDDGSGLASAAVVPRISVTVAFLLAVASVVCLVLFLGHLAREIRVETMLARVQTEACRTADLLYPSDGTVTSTPPDEEVVVPPSAVPVPATRSGFLSLVDEEALLDVAVATGVTVVVGRLPGSSVVAGTPVAWCWTTSGDPVAPVDLDRVRAVVQTAVVVGPEPTQAQDLAFGLRQLVDVASKALSPGINDPTTAVHAIGHASAFLCSIADRRLGDQVARDDEGVLRLVVRRPSVPDLLDLAVAQPLRYGAADPVVLTRVAALLGEVAWCTSRPLVLDAVGAQLARLETVVDAQAFDEVERARLQAEVDRARSALTRATVAR, encoded by the coding sequence GTGACCCACCGACGAGGCCTCCGGCTCGCCGTCCTGCGGGAGACCGCCCGCACCCGGTTGTGGCCGGTCCCCGTCGCAGGCGTCGTCCTGGCGGTGCTGGCCGGGCTGCTGCTGCCCGTGCTCGACGCGCGCCTCGACGCCCACCTGCCCGGTCCCGTGGCGGACGTCGTGTTCGGCGGCGGCGCGGGCGCCGCGCGCACGGTCCTGGACGCCGTCGCCAGCTCGCTCATCACGGTCACGTCCCTCACCTTCTCCCTCACCGTCGTGACGTTGCAGCTGGCCAGCAGCCAGTTCTCCCCGCGGCTGCTGCGCACCTTCACGCAGGACCGCTTCGTCCACGGCACCCTGGCCCTCTTCCTGGCGACCTTCACGTACGCGCTCACGGTCCTGCGCACGGTCCGCAGCCCGAGCGACGACGGCAGCGGGCTCGCGTCGGCCGCCGTCGTGCCGCGCATCTCGGTGACGGTCGCGTTCCTGCTCGCGGTGGCCAGCGTCGTCTGCCTCGTGCTGTTCCTGGGCCACCTGGCCCGCGAGATCCGCGTCGAGACCATGCTCGCGCGGGTGCAGACCGAGGCTTGCCGCACCGCCGACCTGCTCTACCCCAGCGACGGGACGGTCACGTCCACGCCCCCGGACGAGGAGGTCGTCGTCCCGCCGTCGGCCGTCCCGGTGCCGGCGACCCGCTCGGGGTTCCTCAGCCTGGTGGACGAGGAGGCGCTGCTCGACGTGGCCGTGGCGACGGGCGTCACCGTCGTGGTGGGCCGCCTGCCGGGCAGCTCGGTCGTGGCGGGGACGCCGGTCGCCTGGTGCTGGACCACGTCCGGCGACCCCGTCGCGCCCGTCGACCTCGACCGGGTCCGCGCGGTCGTGCAGACGGCCGTGGTCGTGGGACCGGAACCGACGCAGGCGCAGGACCTCGCGTTCGGGCTGCGGCAGCTCGTCGACGTGGCGAGCAAGGCGCTCTCCCCCGGCATCAACGACCCGACGACGGCCGTGCACGCCATCGGTCACGCGTCGGCGTTCCTCTGCTCCATCGCGGACCGCCGGCTGGGCGACCAGGTCGCCCGCGACGACGAGGGGGTCCTGCGCCTGGTCGTGCGACGGCCGAGCGTCCCCGACCTGCTGGACCTGGCCGTGGCGCAGCCGCTGCGCTACGGGGCGGCGGACCCCGTGGTGCTCACGCGGGTGGCGGCGCTGCTGGGGGAGGTCGCCTGGTGCACGTCCCGCCCGCTCGTCCTGGACGCGGTGGGCGCGCAGCTGGCCCGTCTGGAGACCGTCGTCGACGCGCAGGCCTTCGACGAGGTCGAGCGGGCCCGGCTCCAGGCGGAGGTGGACCGGGCGAGGTCCGCGCTCACCCGCGCCACCGTCGCCCGCTGA
- a CDS encoding 2-phosphosulfolactate phosphatase, with product MTVSTGWGREDLERLGPGAAAVVVVDVLSSTTTVTVALDRGIEVVPHPWADATAADVARRRQAVLAVGRSRARPGEVSLSPVSVRAAGPGLRRIVLPSPNGSTLTAAAAELGLVVVAACLRNAGAVAGWLARNAPSGPVLVLAAGERDGAGLRRAEEDLWGAGAVLSGLQDRGWVLSGAARDAADAYRAVSDVRESLRDSVSGRELCDLGFAADVDVAAEVGMSDVVPVLVDGCFLGG from the coding sequence GTGACCGTCAGCACCGGCTGGGGACGGGAGGACCTGGAGCGCCTCGGCCCCGGCGCCGCGGCCGTCGTCGTGGTCGACGTCCTGTCCTCCACGACGACCGTCACGGTGGCTCTGGACCGCGGGATCGAGGTCGTGCCGCACCCGTGGGCCGACGCGACCGCCGCCGACGTCGCCCGGCGTCGCCAGGCCGTCCTGGCGGTGGGGCGCTCGCGGGCGCGGCCGGGCGAGGTGAGCCTGTCCCCGGTGAGCGTCCGCGCGGCCGGTCCCGGTCTGCGGCGGATCGTGCTGCCGTCGCCCAACGGGTCGACGCTGACCGCCGCCGCCGCGGAGCTGGGGCTCGTGGTGGTCGCCGCCTGCCTGCGCAACGCCGGCGCCGTCGCCGGGTGGCTCGCGCGGAACGCGCCCAGCGGCCCGGTCCTCGTGCTGGCCGCCGGGGAACGGGACGGGGCCGGGCTGCGCCGGGCCGAGGAGGACCTCTGGGGTGCGGGGGCGGTGCTGTCGGGTCTGCAGGACCGCGGCTGGGTGCTGTCCGGAGCTGCGCGGGACGCGGCCGATGCCTACCGCGCGGTGTCGGACGTGCGGGAGTCGTTGCGGGACAGTGTGAGTGGCCGGGAGCTGTGCGACCTGGGGTTCGCCGCCGACGTCGACGTGGCGGCCGAGGTGGGCATGAGCGACGTCGTGCCCGTCCTGGTCGACGGGTGCTTCCTCGGCGGCTGA
- a CDS encoding histidine phosphatase family protein produces MVVTVVLVQHAEKGRGADSGLTLRGVRQAHDVAATLADRGVRRVHASPRRRTRQTAAPLARALRVRTVVDADLAERMEWVPGTESVEDFLADWRRATADRDHRPRSGDSSRAAGDRLDAALRRLATTAPVVAVTHGGVTVDFLRTAFGDSAVPATLVADGVPPGALTELALADDRWHLVRLAATDHLTA; encoded by the coding sequence GTGGTCGTCACCGTCGTCCTCGTCCAGCACGCCGAGAAGGGTCGTGGCGCCGACTCGGGACTGACGCTCCGCGGGGTCCGGCAGGCCCACGACGTCGCGGCGACGCTCGCGGACCGGGGCGTCCGACGGGTCCACGCCAGCCCCCGCCGCCGCACCCGCCAGACCGCCGCGCCGCTCGCGAGGGCTCTGCGGGTGCGCACGGTGGTCGACGCCGACCTGGCCGAGCGGATGGAGTGGGTGCCGGGCACGGAGTCGGTCGAGGACTTCCTCGCCGACTGGCGGCGCGCCACCGCCGACCGGGACCACCGGCCACGGTCCGGCGATTCCTCGCGCGCGGCAGGGGACCGGCTCGACGCGGCTCTGCGGCGGCTTGCGACGACGGCACCCGTGGTGGCCGTGACCCACGGGGGCGTCACGGTCGACTTCCTGCGCACCGCGTTCGGCGACTCCGCGGTCCCGGCGACCCTGGTCGCGGACGGCGTCCCGCCCGGGGCCCTGACCGAGCTGGCGCTCGCGGACGACCGCTGGCACCTGGTCCGGCTCGCCGCCACCGACCACCTCACCGCCTGA